DNA sequence from the Calditrichota bacterium genome:
CAGGCACAATTATTGTCTGTTAAGGGTGATCTAAATACTGCATCAGAATTAAATCTTGTAGTTGATTCTTCTCAGATAATCATAGGCGGAACAGTTGAATCCAGGCAGCAAAAATTTCTTGCAGCTACATTATTTGCAGAAAAATCTTCGCTTCCGGTTGTTATTAATGAAATTAATGTGGCTACCAATAAACCACTTTACATGGCATCGGATATTGATAGGCAGGTTCTTTATTTCGAAATAGGATCAAGTAAATTGACTACTCAATCCATACAAGTGTTAGATTCTGTCTTACTGATTCTGGATTCTATTACATTCAATAAAATCAATATTCATGGGTTTGCAGACAGCAGTGGTCCTCATAAATTAAATCAAAAATTTGCTAGCGAAAGGGCAATGGCTGTCAAAAAACATTTATTGGAAAATGGTGTTCCGCCAGACAAGGTTGGAATATCTTCTGCTGTTTTGGAAAATGGATTAGAGACTAGTATATATAAATCGAACAGACGTGTAATATTCAAAGTAGAATAAAGAAATGTCCCTGATTAAAAAGAAAATTTGTTTACTGGGTGATATTGGAGTCGGGAAAACCAGTTTGATTCGCCGTTTTGTGGAAGATTTATTTGATGACTCCTATCTTACTACGATTGGTGTTAAGGTATCGCAAAAAAAGGTAGTCCTGGAAAACTCCAAAGAACTTTTTTTAATGATTTGGGATGTAGAAGGTGCAGCGAATACAAATGAGATAAATACAAATTATCTGACCGGGGCATCAGGTGCGATTATAGTTTCGGATTTAACACGGTTACAAACGGTTGAAATAAATAAAAATTTTATTGATATTTTTTTGAAAATTAATCCCGGAGCGCACGTTGTTTTGGCAGGAAACAAGGTGGACCTTATCACCAAAAAGCATCCGGGTTATAATTTTTTTACTGAGAACAGCAAAATTTTAGAATCTCCGTTTTTCTTTACAAGCGCAAAAGATGGTGAAAATGTCGAAGCCTGCTTTCAAAATATTTCCCAAAAACTGATTACAGATTGATGAAAGTTGTTGACCACATATTATCAAAAGCAAAAATTGCATTTGCTTTGATTAACCACAATCTGGAACTGGGTGACCATAATGATGCATTTCTTGATATCTGTTCTTCAACAGAAAAAGATGCATTTCGTACTAAACAAATTTTCGATTTAATCCCTGAGTTTATTGGGTTGGAAAACCAGTTAAAAAAAATCTCCTCCGGCAACGAAAAGCTCTTTAATATTCCATATTTAAACAGGGGCAATAAAGCTTACAATTGTTGCATAGAAAGTTATACTGATTCCAAAACACCATTGCTTATAACTTTTCAGGAAATCACTGAGCAGGCATCGTTAAAACAAAAACTGTCTCAAAAAGAAAATGAAATAAATATCCTCAAAGCCCAGCTAAGCACTCAAAATAAAATTGCACTTTCCGAGATAATCGGGGAAAGTGCGGCCATTCAAAAAATTAAAATGATTGTACCGCGTATTGGGAAGATTGAGACATCAAGAATATTGCTTGAAGGAGAAACAGGCACTGGGAAAAGTATGCTGGCGCAGGTTATTCATAATTCCTCTTCAAAAATTAATAAACCTTTTGTTGAGATAAACTGCGCGGCAATCCCCGAAACACTTTTGGAAGCAGAACTTTTTGGCAATATTAAAGGTGCTTTTACAAATGCAGTAGCAGACCGGATTGGTTTGATTGAATCAGCCAATGGCGGCACTTTATTCCTGGATGAGATTAGTGAACTGCCTTTAAACCTGCAGGCAAAATTGCTCTCTTTTTTGGAGACAAGAAAGTTTCGTCAGTTAGGAAGTAATAAAGAAAAAATGGTACAATTGCGTTTAATCGCGGCAACAAATAAAGGCCTGGCAAAATGTGTAGAAGAAGGTACATTTCGGGAAGATTTGTTTTACCGTTTGAATGTTGTGCTATTAACTTTGCCGGCCTTGCGCGAAATGGAGAATGATCTGATACTTCTGGCGAACCATTTTATTGCAAATTTCAATATGCTTTTTAATAAAAAGGTAAAAAACTTAAGTGCATCGGCAACAAAGAAATTATTAAATCATAGCTGGCCGGGTAACGTTCGGGAACTGAGTAATTGCATAGAACAAGCTATGATTTTTGCAGAAAGTGAAACTCTTGAAGCAGATGATTTTGTAATCAGAAAAAATACAACCATAGAAAATAAGCTAGACTATAATATACCTAGTAGCGGTATTGATCTTGAGAAAATGGAAATTGAGTTTTTAAAATCGGCTCTTACAAAAAGCAATGGAAATAAATCCAATGCGGCAAAACTTCTTGGTTTAAGCCGAGACACTCTACGCTATCGTTTGGAAAAATATAATATTTCCTAAAACCCTCCTGTGTTAAATCACCCGGATTTGTGTATTTGCCCCAAAATATTATTTAAGCCTACACTTAATTTATATTACTAAATCCAATAAAATAATAGAGTTATCTCCATTTTAAAACTTTGGCCTGTTTTTTGAAAGGTTGAGCATATATAATTTTTGGAGAACCTAAATGAACCTACTTTCAGGTTGCTTTACTGCATGCAGCAAAGAAGCAGATATTGTCCGCTGTTTAAATGAAGAACTAGTTCGCAGGAAAACAAATGGATATTTACCATCTGAGACTTTTAATTCAATTTTGGAATTGTTGATTGACAAACTAAAGACACATTCTTTTGATGGGGTCACATTGTTTACAGAAATGTGGAATACTTATGAAAGAAATTTTCATGTGATGGCATCGTTTCTCATTCCGGTCTATATGGAATACTTAAATCCTGAACAGGAAATGATTCTTTATGCAGCATTAAACACAATTGAAGACAGTGACCTGGCTATGCCTTTTGCATACAATATGTCATTGGCATATAATCCAAATTTCGATCAATGGAATTTATTTTTAAAAAAACTGTCCATGTCAGAAAACGAGATTATTCGTTATTCTCATAAAATCTTAATAAATCTTTTAAAGTCATCAAAAAAAGAAAAACAGATGCCGCACGAGTTCACAATTGAGGATGTAAAAAAAAGACACAGCCGATTAATAAAATAAATACCGTATATATTTCGATTTTGGTGAAATGACCAGAAAGCGGGGCAAATAACCCAAGGTTTTGTTGTTGTCGGTATTTAAAAAATCGAGTTTTCGTTTAAAATGGGCTTAAAATAAATTTGGTGTTTTTGGCACACACTTTGCCTAAGCAGTTATCAACAACTGATATAGCTATCAGTTGAATACTGATTTTGATTTTCTCAAGAAAAGATTATAAACCAGCAATTTTAAAGCCTTTTGATTACAAAAAAGAAAATGAGTTTATTCAAGATAATGGGTTAATAATTGGCGCCGGCTTGAGGGGGACGGCGTCAAAATTTTAAAGGGGAATACAAATGGATTTAGCTCTGGAAGAAAAGTTTCGCCAGTATAAAATGGAAAAAGAACATACAAACAAACAGCCTATCCGTTTTGCCAATAAACAAAACAGCAGCTTCCCTTTATTGGCTGAATCTGTTAAAGGCGTGGCGCATGATATGCGTAATTTTTTATCAGCCATAACGGGTTATCTGGA
Encoded proteins:
- a CDS encoding GTP-binding protein, encoding MSLIKKKICLLGDIGVGKTSLIRRFVEDLFDDSYLTTIGVKVSQKKVVLENSKELFLMIWDVEGAANTNEINTNYLTGASGAIIVSDLTRLQTVEINKNFIDIFLKINPGAHVVLAGNKVDLITKKHPGYNFFTENSKILESPFFFTSAKDGENVEACFQNISQKLITD
- a CDS encoding sigma 54-interacting transcriptional regulator, which gives rise to MKVVDHILSKAKIAFALINHNLELGDHNDAFLDICSSTEKDAFRTKQIFDLIPEFIGLENQLKKISSGNEKLFNIPYLNRGNKAYNCCIESYTDSKTPLLITFQEITEQASLKQKLSQKENEINILKAQLSTQNKIALSEIIGESAAIQKIKMIVPRIGKIETSRILLEGETGTGKSMLAQVIHNSSSKINKPFVEINCAAIPETLLEAELFGNIKGAFTNAVADRIGLIESANGGTLFLDEISELPLNLQAKLLSFLETRKFRQLGSNKEKMVQLRLIAATNKGLAKCVEEGTFREDLFYRLNVVLLTLPALREMENDLILLANHFIANFNMLFNKKVKNLSASATKKLLNHSWPGNVRELSNCIEQAMIFAESETLEADDFVIRKNTTIENKLDYNIPSSGIDLEKMEIEFLKSALTKSNGNKSNAAKLLGLSRDTLRYRLEKYNIS